A genomic window from Slackia heliotrinireducens DSM 20476 includes:
- a CDS encoding acyltransferase: MHQSEGSCQASEIAGGSGRPDGGGAPSQPKQRIRYLDTLRVIAIAFVLVNHTVGPWMLSLPDQTLNWWFGVTYFFMCKFAVPLFVMISGALLLRKTDPYQKTGRRIVRIVKALVLFSVFYYFVNQTSYSLIDFVDRFWHAGICAPLWYLYMYLGLLIMLPLLQRLASVMRNRDYLYFFAISLGIVNLLPVVAAFSPSFEPTSYFQLPLFTGFVGMFFGGHYLANVAKVTRRHAVIAAVVFLVCLAFLVASTDYFYQVNGGKGYLAMDNRTFSPIMLMAACVFVVVRWREDARAGRPASSAAQHVIRELALCSFGIYLVHPYFVTLMKPYFVQAAASAPDVFALLVYQLVLFAVSFAATWLLRLIPPGRDIL; the protein is encoded by the coding sequence ATGCATCAATCAGAAGGTTCCTGCCAAGCGAGCGAGATCGCGGGCGGTTCCGGCCGGCCTGATGGCGGTGGGGCGCCGTCCCAGCCGAAGCAACGGATACGGTATCTGGATACGTTGCGCGTTATCGCCATCGCGTTCGTCCTTGTCAACCATACCGTCGGACCATGGATGCTGTCGTTGCCCGACCAGACCCTGAACTGGTGGTTCGGCGTGACATATTTCTTCATGTGCAAGTTCGCCGTGCCGTTGTTCGTTATGATTTCGGGCGCCCTGCTGCTGCGAAAGACCGACCCCTATCAAAAAACCGGGAGGCGCATCGTGCGCATCGTGAAGGCGCTCGTCCTGTTTTCGGTCTTCTACTATTTCGTCAATCAGACCTCCTACAGCCTCATCGATTTCGTCGATCGGTTCTGGCATGCGGGCATATGCGCACCGCTTTGGTATCTATATATGTATCTCGGCTTGCTTATTATGCTGCCGTTGCTGCAACGCCTTGCGTCCGTCATGCGCAATCGGGACTACCTGTATTTTTTCGCTATCAGCCTGGGGATTGTCAACCTCTTGCCGGTCGTCGCGGCGTTCTCGCCGTCGTTCGAGCCGACCTCGTATTTCCAATTGCCGCTGTTCACAGGGTTCGTCGGTATGTTTTTCGGCGGACATTACCTGGCGAATGTGGCGAAAGTCACGCGCCGGCACGCGGTTATCGCCGCAGTGGTGTTTCTGGTCTGTCTTGCGTTTCTGGTGGCGTCTACGGACTACTTCTACCAGGTCAACGGTGGGAAGGGGTACCTTGCCATGGACAACAGGACGTTTTCGCCCATCATGCTCATGGCGGCTTGCGTGTTTGTGGTCGTGCGCTGGCGTGAGGATGCTCGGGCCGGGCGGCCGGCAAGCTCCGCCGCGCAGCACGTCATCCGCGAGCTGGCGCTCTGCTCCTTCGGCATCTACCTGGTCCATCCGTACTTCGTCACCTTAATGAAGCCGTATTTCGTGCAGGCTGCCGCATCGGCCCCCGATGTTTTCGCCTTGCTGGTATATCAGCTGGTCCTGTTCGCGGTGTCGTTTGCGGCAACGTGGCTTTTGCGCCTGATTCCACCTGGTCGCGACATCCTGTAG